A window of the Streptococcus sp. 116-D4 genome harbors these coding sequences:
- a CDS encoding DeoR/GlpR family DNA-binding transcription regulator, giving the protein MLKTERKQLILEELHQHHVVSLEKLVSLLETSESTVRRDLDELEAENKLRRVHGGAELPHSLQEEETIQEKSVKNLQEKKLLAQKAASLIREQDVIFIDAGTTTAFLIHELVNKNVTVVTNSIHHAAQLVEKQIPTVMVGGSVKMATDASIGGVALNQINQLHFDRAFIGMNGVDDGYYTTPDMEEGAVKRAILENAKQTYVLVDSSKIGQTCFAKVAPLKRAIVITSQGHELLQVIKEKTEVIEV; this is encoded by the coding sequence GTGTTAAAAACAGAGCGGAAGCAACTGATTTTAGAGGAGTTACATCAACATCATGTAGTATCTCTAGAAAAATTAGTTAGTTTGCTAGAGACCTCAGAATCAACGGTTCGAAGAGACTTGGATGAGTTGGAAGCGGAAAACAAGCTTCGTCGCGTGCATGGTGGAGCAGAATTGCCCCATTCCTTGCAGGAAGAAGAAACCATTCAAGAAAAATCTGTCAAAAACCTTCAAGAGAAGAAACTACTGGCTCAGAAAGCAGCCTCTCTTATTAGGGAACAAGATGTCATCTTTATCGATGCTGGAACAACAACTGCTTTTTTGATTCATGAATTGGTCAATAAGAATGTTACAGTCGTGACCAATTCGATTCACCATGCTGCTCAGTTGGTTGAAAAGCAGATTCCAACTGTCATGGTTGGAGGAAGTGTCAAGATGGCGACAGATGCTAGTATCGGGGGCGTTGCTCTTAACCAGATTAACCAATTACACTTTGACCGTGCCTTTATCGGGATGAATGGTGTGGACGATGGCTATTATACGACTCCTGATATGGAGGAGGGAGCTGTGAAGCGTGCTATTTTAGAAAATGCCAAACAGACCTATGTCTTGGTCGATTCGTCTAAAATTGGACAAACTTGCTTTGCCAAGGTAGCACCACTCAAACGTGCTATCGTTATCACAAGTCAAGGGCATGAGCTCTTGCAGGTTATTAAGGAGAAAACGGAGGTAATAGAAGTATGA
- the pfkB gene encoding 1-phosphofructokinase, whose amino-acid sequence MIYTVTLNPSIDYIVRLDQVQVGSVNRMDSDDKFAGGKGINVSRVLKRLDIPNTATGFIGGFTGKFITDTLGEEEIETRFVQVAEDTRINVKIKADQETEINGTGPTVEPAQLEELKAILSSLTAEDTVVFAGSSAKNLGNVIYKDLIALTRQTGAQVVCDFEGQTLIDSLDYQPLLVKPNNHELGAIFGVKLESLDEIEKYARELLAKGAQNVIISMAGDGALLVTSEGAYFAKPIKGTVKNSVGAGDSMVAGFTGEFVKSKDAVEAFKWGVACGTATTFSDDLATVEFIKDTYEKVEVEKR is encoded by the coding sequence ATGATTTATACAGTCACACTCAATCCATCCATTGACTATATCGTGCGCTTGGACCAAGTCCAAGTCGGTAGTGTCAATCGTATGGACAGTGATGATAAGTTTGCTGGTGGGAAAGGAATCAATGTCAGTCGTGTCTTGAAGCGCTTAGATATTCCAAATACAGCGACTGGATTTATCGGAGGCTTTACTGGTAAATTTATCACAGATACTCTGGGAGAGGAAGAAATCGAGACACGTTTTGTCCAAGTAGCAGAAGATACTCGCATCAATGTCAAGATTAAAGCAGACCAAGAAACAGAAATCAACGGAACGGGTCCAACTGTTGAACCAGCTCAGCTAGAAGAATTGAAAGCTATTTTATCTAGTCTGACTGCAGAAGATACAGTTGTCTTTGCAGGTTCAAGCGCTAAAAACTTAGGCAATGTCATCTATAAGGATTTGATTGCCTTGACGCGCCAAACTGGTGCGCAAGTAGTCTGTGACTTTGAAGGTCAGACCTTGATTGATAGTTTGGACTACCAGCCACTTTTGGTTAAACCAAATAATCACGAACTTGGAGCTATCTTTGGAGTTAAACTTGAAAGCTTAGATGAGATTGAAAAATATGCTCGTGAGTTGCTGGCTAAAGGTGCTCAAAATGTTATTATCTCTATGGCTGGTGATGGTGCCCTTCTTGTCACATCAGAGGGAGCTTACTTTGCTAAACCAATCAAGGGAACAGTCAAAAACTCAGTTGGGGCTGGTGACTCTATGGTTGCTGGATTTACTGGTGAGTTTGTTAAATCAAAAGACGCAGTAGAAGCCTTCAAATGGGGAGTGGCTTGCGGAACAGCAACGACATTCTCGGATGACTTGGCAACGGTTGAATTTATTAAAGATACATATGAAAAAGTTGAGGTAGAAAAACGATGA
- a CDS encoding DNA translocase FtsK has protein sequence MANKNTSKTRRRPSKAELERKEAIQRMLISLGIAILLIFAAFKLGAAGITLYNLIRLLVGSLAYLAIFALLVYLFFFKWIRKQEGLLSGFFTIFAGLLLIFEAYLVWKYGLDKSVLKGTMAQVVTDLTGFRTTSFAGGGLIGVALYMPIAFLFSNIGTYFIGSILILVGALLVSPWSVYDIAEFFSRGFAKWREGHERRKEERFVKQEEKARQKAEQEARLEKEEAEKALLDLPPVDMETGEILTDDVVLDVPPVPEEEWVEPEIILPQAELEFPEQEDSFDDEDVQVDFSAKEALEYKLPSLQLFAPDKPKDQSKEKKIVRENIKILEETFASFGIKVTVERAEIGPSVTKYEVKPAVGVRVNRISNLADDLALALAAKDVRIEAPIPGKSLVGIEVPNSEIATVSFRELWEQSQTKAENLLEIPLGKAVNGTARTFDLSKMPHLLVAGSTGSGKSVAVNGIIASILMKARPDQVKFMMVDPKMVELSVYNDIPHLLIPVVTNPRKASKALQKVVDEMENRYELFAKVGVRNIAGFNAKVEEFNAQSEYKQVQLPLIVVIVDELADLMMVASKEVEDAIIRLGQKARAAGIHMILATQRPSVDVISGLIKANVPSRVAFAVSSGTDSRTILDENGAEKLLGRGDMLFKPIDENHPVRLQGSFISDDDVERIVNFIKAQADADYDESFDPGEVAENDGEFSNGESGGDPLFEEAKALVIETQKASASMIQRRLSVGFNRATRLMEELEMAGVIGPAEGTKPRKVLQQ, from the coding sequence ATGGCAAACAAGAATACAAGTAAAACAAGACGAAGACCGTCTAAAGCAGAACTCGAAAGAAAAGAAGCGATTCAACGAATGTTGATTTCGCTAGGAATCGCGATTTTATTGATTTTCGCAGCTTTCAAATTAGGGGCTGCAGGTATAACCCTTTACAATTTAATTCGTTTGTTGGTGGGGAGCCTAGCCTATCTGGCAATATTTGCCCTCTTGGTCTATCTTTTCTTTTTTAAGTGGATCCGAAAACAGGAAGGCCTCTTATCAGGTTTTTTCACCATATTTGCTGGCTTGCTCCTGATTTTTGAAGCCTACTTGGTTTGGAAATATGGTTTGGACAAGTCCGTTCTAAAAGGAACCATGGCTCAGGTTGTGACGGATTTGACTGGTTTTCGAACGACCAGTTTTGCTGGAGGGGGCTTGATTGGGGTCGCTCTTTATATGCCAATCGCCTTTCTCTTTTCCAATATCGGTACTTACTTTATTGGTTCTATCTTGATTTTAGTGGGTGCTCTCCTAGTCAGTCCTTGGTCTGTTTACGATATTGCTGAATTCTTCAGTAGAGGCTTTGCCAAATGGCGAGAAGGGCATGAGCGTCGAAAAGAGGAACGCTTTGTCAAACAAGAAGAAAAAGCTCGTCAAAAGGCTGAGCAAGAGGCTAGATTAGAAAAAGAAGAGGCTGAAAAAGCCTTACTCGATTTGCCTCCTGTCGATATGGAAACGGGTGAAATTCTGACTGATGATGTTGTTCTTGACGTTCCTCCCGTTCCAGAAGAAGAGTGGGTGGAACCAGAAATCATCCTGCCTCAAGCTGAACTTGAATTCCCTGAGCAGGAAGATAGCTTTGATGACGAAGATGTTCAGGTCGATTTTTCAGCCAAGGAAGCCCTTGAATATAAACTTCCAAGTTTACAACTCTTTGCCCCAGATAAGCCAAAAGATCAGTCTAAAGAGAAGAAAATCGTTCGAGAAAATATCAAAATTCTAGAAGAAACCTTTGCTAGCTTTGGTATCAAGGTAACGGTTGAACGGGCCGAAATTGGGCCATCAGTGACCAAGTATGAAGTCAAACCAGCAGTAGGTGTAAGGGTCAACCGCATTTCCAATCTAGCAGATGACCTCGCTCTAGCCTTGGCTGCTAAGGATGTCCGGATTGAAGCACCAATCCCTGGGAAATCCCTGGTCGGTATCGAAGTACCCAACTCTGAGATTGCGACAGTTTCTTTCCGCGAACTATGGGAACAATCTCAAACGAAAGCAGAAAATCTCTTGGAAATTCCTTTAGGAAAGGCGGTTAATGGCACCGCAAGAACATTTGACCTTTCCAAAATGCCCCACTTGCTAGTTGCAGGTTCAACGGGTTCAGGGAAGTCGGTAGCTGTTAACGGCATTATCGCTAGCATCCTCATGAAGGCAAGACCTGACCAAGTTAAATTTATGATGGTCGATCCCAAGATGGTTGAGTTATCTGTTTACAATGATATTCCTCACCTCTTGATTCCAGTTGTAACCAATCCACGTAAGGCCAGCAAGGCCCTACAAAAGGTTGTGGATGAAATGGAAAATCGTTATGAACTCTTTGCCAAGGTGGGAGTTCGGAATATTGCAGGTTTTAATGCCAAGGTAGAAGAGTTTAATGCCCAGTCTGAGTACAAGCAGGTTCAGTTACCGCTCATTGTCGTGATTGTGGATGAGTTGGCTGACCTCATGATGGTGGCCAGCAAAGAAGTAGAAGATGCCATCATCCGTCTAGGGCAGAAGGCGCGTGCTGCAGGTATCCACATGATTCTTGCAACTCAGCGTCCATCCGTTGATGTCATTTCTGGTCTGATCAAGGCCAATGTTCCTTCTCGTGTCGCTTTCGCGGTTTCATCAGGGACAGACTCCCGTACGATTTTGGATGAAAATGGAGCAGAAAAACTACTTGGTCGAGGAGACATGCTCTTTAAACCGATTGATGAAAATCATCCAGTTCGTCTCCAAGGCTCCTTTATCTCGGATGATGATGTCGAGCGCATTGTAAACTTCATCAAGGCTCAGGCAGATGCAGACTACGATGAGAGTTTTGATCCAGGTGAGGTTGCTGAAAATGACGGAGAATTTTCAAATGGTGAATCTGGTGGTGATCCGCTTTTTGAGGAAGCCAAGGCCCTAGTCATTGAAACCCAGAAAGCCAGCGCATCCATGATTCAGCGTCGTTTATCAGTTGGCTTTAACCGTGCGACCCGTCTCATGGAAGAGCTTGAGATGGCAGGTGTCATTGGTCCAGCTGAAGGTACTAAGCCAAGAAAAGTATTGCAACAATAA
- a CDS encoding PTS fructose transporter subunit IIABC → MKIQDLLRKDVMLLDLQATEKTAAIEEMIHSLVEHGYVSDFETFKEGILAREALTSTGLGDGIAMPHSKNAAVKEATVLFAKSNKGVDYESLDGQATDLFFMIAAPEGANDTHLAALAELSQYLMKDGFADKLRQATSADQVIELFNQASEKYQEPVQVSANESGDFIVAVTACTTGIAHTYMAQEALQKVAAEMGVGIKVETNGASGVGNQLTAEDIRKAKAVIIAADKAVEMDRFDGKPLINRPVADGIRKTEELINLALSGDAEVYRAANGAKAATVSNEKQSLGGAFYKHLMSGVSQMLPFVIGGGIMIALAFLIDGAMGVPNDSLGNLGSYHELASMFMKIGGAAFGLMLPVFAGYVAYSIAEKPGLVAGFVAGAIAKEGFAFGKIPYAAGGEATSTLAGVSSGFLGALVGGFIAGALVLLIKKYVKVPRSLEGAKSILLLPLLGTILTGFVMLAVNIPMAAINTSMNDFLGGLGGGSAVLLGIVLGGMMAVDMGGPVNKAAYVFGTGTLAATVSSGGSVAMAAVMAGGMVPPLAIFVATLLFKDKFTKEERNSGLTNIIMGLSFITEGAIPFGAADPARAIPSFILGSAVAGGLVGLTGIKLMAPHGGIFVIALTSNALLYLVSVLVGAIVSGVVYGYLRKPQA, encoded by the coding sequence ATGAAAATTCAAGACCTATTGAGAAAAGATGTCATGTTGCTTGATTTGCAAGCAACTGAAAAAACAGCAGCTATCGAAGAAATGATTCATAGCTTGGTAGAGCACGGATATGTGTCAGATTTTGAAACCTTCAAAGAAGGAATTTTAGCGCGTGAAGCTTTGACTTCTACTGGTTTAGGTGATGGTATTGCAATGCCACACAGCAAAAACGCTGCTGTCAAAGAAGCGACTGTTCTTTTTGCTAAGTCAAACAAGGGTGTTGATTATGAGAGCTTGGATGGACAAGCAACTGACCTCTTCTTTATGATTGCAGCTCCAGAAGGTGCCAATGACACTCACTTGGCAGCCTTGGCAGAATTGTCTCAATACTTGATGAAAGACGGCTTTGCTGACAAACTTCGTCAAGCAACATCAGCTGACCAAGTTATTGAACTCTTTAACCAAGCTTCAGAAAAATATCAAGAACCAGTACAAGTTTCTGCGAATGAATCTGGTGACTTTATCGTTGCTGTAACTGCTTGTACGACAGGTATCGCCCACACTTACATGGCCCAAGAAGCCCTTCAAAAAGTAGCTGCTGAAATGGGTGTTGGTATCAAGGTCGAAACCAACGGTGCTAGCGGTGTTGGTAACCAACTAACTGCCGAAGACATTCGTAAGGCTAAAGCTGTTATCATTGCAGCAGACAAGGCTGTAGAAATGGATCGTTTCGATGGCAAACCATTGATCAATCGTCCAGTTGCTGACGGTATCCGTAAAACAGAAGAATTGATTAACTTGGCTCTTTCAGGAGATGCTGAAGTCTACCGTGCCGCTAATGGTGCAAAAGCTGCAACTGTCTCTAACGAAAAACAAAGTCTTGGTGGTGCCTTCTACAAACACTTGATGAGTGGTGTATCACAAATGTTGCCATTCGTTATCGGTGGTGGTATTATGATTGCCCTTGCTTTCTTGATTGACGGTGCTATGGGTGTGCCAAATGATAGCCTGGGAAATCTTGGTTCCTACCATGAACTCGCTTCTATGTTCATGAAAATCGGTGGCGCAGCCTTTGGTTTGATGCTTCCAGTTTTTGCAGGTTATGTTGCCTACTCAATCGCTGAAAAACCAGGTTTGGTAGCAGGTTTTGTAGCTGGGGCTATTGCCAAAGAAGGTTTTGCCTTTGGTAAAATCCCTTATGCCGCAGGTGGTGAAGCAACTTCAACTCTTGCAGGTGTCTCATCTGGTTTCCTAGGTGCCCTTGTTGGTGGATTTATCGCAGGTGCTTTGGTTCTCTTGATTAAGAAATATGTAAAAGTTCCACGCTCACTTGAAGGTGCTAAATCAATCCTTCTCTTGCCACTTCTTGGAACAATCTTGACTGGATTTGTTATGCTAGCTGTGAACATCCCAATGGCAGCAATCAACACTTCTATGAATGACTTCCTAGGCGGTCTTGGAGGAGGTTCAGCTGTCCTTCTTGGTATCGTCCTTGGTGGAATGATGGCTGTTGACATGGGTGGACCAGTTAACAAAGCTGCTTATGTCTTTGGTACAGGTACGCTTGCAGCAACTGTTTCTTCAGGTGGTTCTGTAGCCATGGCAGCAGTTATGGCTGGAGGAATGGTGCCACCACTTGCAATCTTTGTCGCAACTCTTCTTTTCAAAGATAAATTTACTAAAGAAGAGCGCAACTCTGGTTTGACAAACATTATCATGGGCTTGTCATTTATCACTGAGGGAGCGATTCCATTTGGTGCTGCTGACCCAGCTCGTGCGATCCCAAGCTTCATCCTTGGTTCAGCAGTAGCAGGTGGCCTCGTTGGTCTTACTGGTATCAAACTGATGGCGCCGCACGGAGGAATCTTCGTTATCGCCCTTACTTCAAATGCTCTCCTTTACCTCGTTTCTGTCTTGGTAGGAGCAATCGTAAGTGGTGTGGTCTATGGTTACCTACGTAAACCCCAAGCATAA